The following are encoded in a window of Cottoperca gobio chromosome 20, fCotGob3.1, whole genome shotgun sequence genomic DNA:
- the bloc1s5 gene encoding biogenesis of lysosome-related organelles complex 1 subunit 5, translated as MEKIAKDVGDIQSRLLDHRPIITAEVRYFVREFEEKRGHRESRLLENLNKVVPETNEQMPPTDIEGMLSDVVKRLEAANHMAERVQQRELEAQQSTQLQGNMERLKDEWAEFLKEQQRLKEEMDEEHAKAVGQLSTQYSEKKKDLTKFSPL; from the exons atggaaaagatTGCTAAAG ATGTGGGAGACATCCAGTCCCGACTGTTAGACCACAGACCAATCATCACTGCAGAGGTCCGCTACTTTGTGAGAGAGTTTGAG GAAAAACGTGGCCACAGGGAGAGCAGACTGCTGGAGAACCTCAATAAAGTGGTTCCGGAAACAAATGAGCAGATGCCGCCCACAGATATCGAGGGCATGCTGTCTGATGTTGTTAAGCGAT TGGAGGCTGCTAATCACATGGCGGAGAGAGTCCAGCAGAGGGAGCTAGAGGCACAGCAG AGCACCCAGCTGCAGGGGAACATGGAGCGTTTGAAAGACGAGTGGGCCGAGTTTCTGAAGGAGCAGCAGAGATTAAAGGAGGAGATGGATGAGGAGCACGCCAAGGCTGTGGGACAACTCAGCACGCAGTACAGCGAGAAGAAGAAGGACCTAACCAAGTTTTCACCTCTCTAG